ACCTTGCTGGCCCTGGCTCTGCCGGCGGCCCTTCTGCAGGTCTACGACCGGATTCTGCCGAACAAGTCCGTGGGCACTCTTGTCGTCCTCGCGACGGTCGTGACGGCTGCCATCGTACTGGAGGCCTTGGTCCGACATGTCCGCGGGCGGATTCTGGCGCGCGTGGCGGCCACGTCCGAGGCGCAGGCGCATCGTCAAGCCATGGAGCGCCTTCTCAGCGCTCCCCTTTCTGCCCTCGAGGCCCACGGCAACGGCTATTATGCCGAGCGCCTGTCCGCGATCGGCGCATTGCGCGAAGCCTGGTCGGGACCCGCTCTGCAGGCCATGCTCGATCTCCCCTTCGCGCTGCTCTACCTGATCGGCATCTGGTATCTGGCCGGACCGCTGGTGCTTGTGCCGCTGACGCTTCTCGGCTGCGTCGGCCTGCTCGCCGCGGTAACCGGACACCGGGTGCGTGGCGCGGCATATGACTTCGCTCAGGCCGAGGAGCGCCGCTTCAACTTTCTCTTCGATGCGCTGAATTGCATCCATGCCATGAAGGGCCTGGGCGCCGAGCCCCTCCTGGAGCGCCGCTACGAGCGCCTGCAGGGGAGCTCCGCCCAAATGCGTCGGGCGTTGAGTCATACGATCTCGACGGGGCAGGAGGCCGGCATGTTGCTGGCCCAGGCGGCGACAGTCGGGGTTGCGGCCTTCGGCTGCCATATGGTGCTCAACGGTCAGCTGAGCGTCGGCGGGCTTGGGGCATGCACGATGCTGGTCGGCCGCACGATGCAGCCTCTGCTCGGCGGCGTGGCGCTATGGTCGCGCCTGCAATCCTTGGCGGAGAGCCGGCGGCGCGTGGCGGAGATCGGAGCCCTTCCGCGGGAGCACCAGGTTGGTCTTCCGGCGCTGAAGGTTCATGCCGGACACATCCTGCTTCGGGACGTCCGGTTCCGGTCGCGCGGTTATTCCAGCAGATTGTTCGAGAACGTCTCGCTGGAGGCCCATCCGGGCGAGGTCATTGGCATCACGGGCGCCAACGGCTCCGGCCGTTCGACATTGCTGCGGCTGATCGCCGGCGATCTCCGCCCGGAGGGCGGCGGTGTCTTCATCGACGGGCAGGACCTCGGCAAGGTCGACATCGGGCCTGCCCGTCAGTCGGTCGCCCTGGTTCAACCCAATCCCGCTTTGGTCCGCGGCACGCTGCTGCAGAACCTCACCCTGTATCAGCCCGAGCTGGAGAGCGATGCCCTGCATTTCGCCACTGAGCTCGGGCTCGATCAGGTGGCGAGCGCGATGCCCGGAGGATGGCATACCCCGGTCGGTGTCGCCGCGACGCCGCTGCCGCGCGGTGCCGAGCAGAGGATCGGCATCGTTCGCGCTCTGGTGGAGAAGCCGCGCATTCTTCTGTTCGATGACACCACGACGCAGCTCGATGCGGACAGCGATACGAAGCTCGCCAGGCTCCTGGCGCAGCTACGGGGAAAGGTGACGGTCGTCATCGTCACGCACCGGCCGTCCACGCTCGCTATCGCCGACCGGGTCTACACCATACGGAACGGATATCTGGAGTCCGAGTCATGATCGAGCACGGGGAACAGCACATGGGCAGCCCCTTGCATATTCCCGAGGATCTGCTGACCCCGTCCGATCTGGCATTCTGCCTTCCCGTCATGCTGTGGGCCCTGGGATGGTCGGGCGGGCCCGACGATCTGCTGGCGGCGCTTCCGCACGCCAAACCGGACGTGGATATCACCGATCTGCGCAACACGTTGGCCGTTCTCGGCTACCCGACCCGAACGGTCCGTTTGAAGCGAGGGGGCCTGGATGCGCGGGGCCTGCCCGCCATGCTTCTGACGCCGGGCAAGGCAGCGGCCGTCCTGTACCGCGACGAGGCCGGGCAGGTCCTGCGATACGATGCCGCCTCCGGAGAGGCGGTGCCTTGCGGGCCGGAGAAATTGCATGGGACCCTGTTGCTCGTGGAAGACGCGCAGGTCCCATCGGCAAGGCAGGGCTGGTTCGCGGGTATGGCGCGGCGCTTCCGCGGCGAGCTGCCGACGCTTCTGAGCATCGGTGGATTGATGGCGCTCCTGGGTCTGGCCGTGCCCGCGTTCACCATGTCGGTCTTCGACACCGTCATCGCCGGCCATAGCCCCGACACGCTGCCCATGCTGGTCGCGGGCGCGGTCGGCGCGATCCTCATGGAGACGGCATTCCGCGTGGTCCGACAGCGCACTCTGCTGCGCATCGCAGAGCGACTCGACCGGCTGGTTACGAATGCCGTCTTCACGCAGCTCATGTCTCTTCCGGCAGCGCTCGTGGAGAGGGCAGGGACCGCCTCACAGGTTTCGCGCCTGCGCGATTTCGCAGCAATCCGCGAATTCCTCACGGGCAGCTTCGCCATCGCCGTTCTGGACATGCCGTTCACGCTCCTCGTCATCGTGCTCATGGTGGCGCTGGGCGGTTGGATCGCTCTCGTACCGGTCGGAACGGCGCTCGGTTTCGCTCTCCTGTTCCTGATCTCCCGCGCGCCGATGCGCCTGGCGATCGAGCGGGCGGCCCGTGCCGCGCAAGTGCGCGAGGCTCTGGCCGTCGAGGCCCTAGAAGCTGTCAGGACCCTGAAGCTCGGGCGGGCCGAGGAGCGCTGGACGGAACGCTACGCGGCCGCTGCGGCCGCTGCCGCGGTCGCATCGGCGCGGGTCGGCACGCTGGCAGGATCCGTGCTCGCCGCAAGCCAGGCGCTCGTTGCCCTGTCGGGACTTGCGGCCATGGTCACGGGCGTGCTCTCGGTTCTCAACGGCGCCATGAGCGCCGGTGCCTTGATCGCCGGCATGATGTTGATCTGGCGTGTGCTCGGTCCGATGCAGGCCTTCTTCATGATGCTCTCGCGATGGGAGCAGACCCAGGCGTCCATCCGGCAGGTCGACGGGCTGATGGCGCTGGAAACCGAGCGGCCGAATCCTCTCGAGGCGCGGATGGCGCCGCCCGAGCACGGCGCGATCACCTTCCACCGCGTCACCCTGCGCTACCTCCCGCAATCCGAGCCCGTGCTCGCCGGCGCGAGCTTTTCGGTGCAGCCGGGGCAGGTCGTCGCAATCACCGGGGCGGAGGGCACGGGCAAGTCCACGCTCCTGCAGCTGATCGCGGGCCTCTATCGGCCTCAAGGCGGATTGATTCGCATCGACGGACACGACGTTCGCTCCTTCAATCCCGCCGTGCTCAGGCGCAGCATCGGCTGGGTCCCGCAGTCGCCGGGGCTGCTCTACGGCACCGTTGCGCAGAACCTCCGCCTTGCGCGCCCCAGCGCCACGGATGCCGAACTGCGGGCCGCCGCCGCCGAAGCCGGCGTCCTCGAAGCGATCGAGGCGTTGCCGCATGGTTTCGACACGCGTGTCGGCGATAATTACAGCGGCAGGCTGCCCCGCAGCATTTTGCTGCGGATCGCCCTTGCGGGCGCATTGCTTCGCGATGCTCCCATTCTGCTCCTGGACGAGCCGGTCGCCGGTCTCGACGACGCGTGCGCGAAGGCATTCACCGACGTGATCGCTTCGCGGCGCGGCCGCTGCACCATTCTCATGGCGACGCACCGGCCGAGCCACATTCGTCTGGCTGATCGCGTTCTGCGCATTCGCGAGGGAGTGGTGGAGGAGGTCGAACCGCAGATGCCGCCCGTCGCTCCGCGCCCGGCGAGAGCCGCCATCGGCGCATCGGTCGCGGGCGCAGCCTTCGCCCATTCAACAGCATCGAACGGCACGAGAGGCAGCCGATGACTCTGACGACATCAAGCGCCGATACGCGCGCCTCGACGTTACTCCTGCCGCAGGCAAGCCGTGTGTCCCGCCCCGATAGTCACGTGCTGGCGCTGGAAGAGCTGCGCATCCACGGATTGGAGCGGGCAGTCGTGCTGGGAGCGGGACTGCTCGTCGCGGCGACCCTGGTTTGGGCGTCGCTGACCCGCATTCCCGAAGTCGCCGTCGGCTTGGGCGAGATCGCGCCCGCGATGGCACTTGCGCCGGTGCAGCACTTGGAAGGCGGCATCGTCCACGAGGTGCTCGTCACCGAAGGGGAGATGGTCGAGGCGGGAGAGCCGATCCTGCGCATGAACGATGCAGCCGCGCAGGCTGAGTTGTCTCAGGCGAGACTTCGCCTCGAATCCCTGCAAATGCAGTCGCAGCGCCTGATGGCGGCGGCGGACGGAAACGGCAGCGCCCTGGAGTTCGGCAGCCTTCGCAGAACCTCCGTCGCCGCAGCGACTTTCAGTGGGGGGGCGAGCGATGCTCCGATGCTCACCTCCGGCCCCTTCGCGGCGCCACAGCGGGCCGCACTGGACTCGCGGCTGCGCTCGCTGTCCGATCGCATTGCGGTTCTGACGGAGCAGGCGGCTCAGCGGCGCAGCGACCTCGCAACCCTTTCCGGGCAGATCGCGTCCATTCAGGAGCAGATGGATCTGCACGCCCGGGAACTCGGCATCCGCGAAGAACTGGCCGGCAACGGACTGACGACCCGCCTGTCCGTGCTCGAGGCGCAGCGTCTCTTCATGAGTGCGAAGGCCGAGCATGAGCGACTGAACGGGCAGCATGTCTCGGCTCAGCGCGGTCTTGCGGAGGCGGAGGCGCGGATCCACGAAGCACAGTCCGCCGCTGTCGACGAGGCGCGGCAGGAGGCGGCCCGCGTCGCGCTCGAGATCGCCGAGACGGCGGAGGTCGTTCGCAAGCTCGAAGATCGCGCCGAGCGCACCCTGGTGCGCGCGCCCATCGATGGAATCGTGCGCGGGCTGACCGTGCACCGCCCGGGCACCGTGCTGCCGCCCGGCGGCCTTGTCGCCGAGATCATGCCGCAGGATACGCCGCTGGTGGTGGACGTACGGCTGATGCCGCGCGACGTCGGCTTCATCAAGGTCGGGCAGACCGTGCAGGTGAAGGTGCAGGCCTTCGACTATTCTCGCTTCGGCTCCGTCGAAGGTGTCGTGGAGCGGGTTTCCGCAGGCACGTTCCTCGACGAGCAACGCCAGCCTCACTACCGCGCGCGGATCTCGCTGAAGCAGCCATATGTCGGCCACGATCCGCACCTGGCTCGCCTTGCAGCGGGCATGACGGCTCAGGCGGACATCACGACAGGCCACAAGACTGTGCTGCAATATCTGCTCAAGCCGATCTATTCAGCGATGGCCGGATCGTTTCACGAGCGCTGAGAGCCTCCCATGACCCAGCAGATCGACCCGACCATCCCCTTCGACGCCAGCGTCATCGACGAGGAAATGCTGCGTGCGCTGCGCGCCGTGCAGCGCTCGCTCTCGCAGGGAGACGGCGGCGCCAGCGGCATTCTCGTGAGCGGCATCGCCACGGCCGCGATGGTCGCAACGGTGCAGGGTGGCGCGCAGGGCGGTTTCGTCCTCGGACCGGATGGCGCCCCCGCGCCCGAGGCATTGCCGACATACGCACGGCAGGACGAACCCCTGAAGCCCCTGGACCCCGCGCTGTCGAACCCGTTGTCGATCCCGCAGGATTTCGCACTCCTCGAGCTCCTCGCGCCGAACGTGTCGGCGCCTGCATCCGCGATCACGATGCTCAGGGGCGCCGGCCCCCACGGCTCCTCCGACGCCGTTTCGCTCGATCAACCCAGCGCGCCCGCGGCTGTGCCGGTGATACCCGCCGCCCCGGGCGTATCGCCCAAGCCTCCCGTGGTGACGCCGCCGCCCGTGGTCCGTCCCCCCCAGGATCAGCCCGACGTCACGGCCGAAACGCCGATCGCGCAGGCGGCCGATGCGGAAGGCGACGAGGACCAGGCGATCGCTCTCCACTTGACGGTTGCCCTGACCGATACGGACGGTTCGGAGACGTTGACGGTCAGGATCCTGGGTGTTCCCGACGGAGCGGTTCTGTCGCACGGTCACCGGGAGCCGGATGGCAGCTGGAGCGTCGATCCGCGCGATGTCGCAGACCTGACCCTCACGCCGCCGCACGACTTCTCCGGCCGCATCGAACTGACGATGCGGGTCACCTCGCACGAGCGCAGCGGCAGCACGGCGGTCTCCGAGGCATCCTTCGCGGTTCATGTGGCTCCGGTTGCCGATGCTCCCGGCGTGAGTGTCGCCGATGCTCATGGCCGTGAGGACGAGGTGGTGTCCCTGGCCGGCCTCGGCGGCAGGCTGAGCGACATCGACGGCTCGGAAACCTTGAGCTTCGTGCTCAGCGGCGTGCCCACCGGCGCGACCCTGAGCGCCGGGACGAATCTCGGCGGCGGCCGCTGGGCACTCACCGAAGGGCAGCTCTCCGGCCTGACCCTGACGCCTCCGGAAAACGCCTCCGGCACTTTCACCATGACGCTCACCGCCGTGGCCACCGAACGCGTCGGTGGCTCCAGCGCCAAGACCTCCGCCACGTTCACCCTCATTCTCGATCCGGTCGTGGACGATGGCACCATCGGCGGCTCCAGTGTCGGCGACGAGGATCAATGGATCGCCCTGAAACCCACCTTCGCCATGACCGACAGGGACGGTTCGGAGACATGGTCCGAAACCACGATGGTCTCGGGCGTGCCTGCCGGCGCCCTGCTCAGCCAGGGTAGGGAAGTCGCCCCGGGCGTCTGGGAGGTATCGACCGCCGCGCTGCAGGCGGGGCTCGTGTCGATCAAGCCGCCGGCGGACAGCGACAATGATTTCAACCTGACGCTCAAAGCGACCCTGACGGACACGGCGAACGGAGTGAGCGCAAGCCGTGAGGTGAGCGGCCGATACGGGATCGAGGTGACGGCGGTCGCGGACGCACCGAGCGCCACGGCGAGCGACGTGGACGGGAAAGAGGATCAGGCGATCGCCCTCAAGCTGACGGCGGCGCTGACGGACACCGACGGCTCGGAGACCCTGTCGGTGGTCATTCTGGGCGTGCCGGATGGCGCTTCGCTCTCGGCCGGCCACCGGGCCGCCGACGGCAGCTGGCATGTCGATCCGGCCGATCTCGCGGGCCTCACGCTCACGCCGCCACGGGATTTCTCCGGCACCCTCGATCTCACCCTGCAGGCGACCTCCCGCGAGACTGCCAACGGAGCAATCGCCACCACGCGCTCCCCCTTCCAGGTCCATGTGGATGGTGAGGCCGATGCGCCTCGCGTCGACGCGCGCGAGGTCACCGGACAGGAGGATGAGCCGATCGCCCTGAACCTCGCGGCCGCGCTCGTCGACACCGACGGGTCGGAACAGCTTTCGTCCGTGACGATCACGGGCGTTCCGCCGGGAGCATCCCTGTCCCGCGGCAGCCGGTCGCCCGACGGCACCTGGGTGCTCGATCCCTCCGACCTGCCGCACCTCGTTCTGACGCCGCCCGAAAACTACTCCGGCACGCTGAGCCTCACCGTGCACGTGACGTCGCGGGAAACGGCGAACGGCTCCCTCGCCACGACGGATGTGCCCTTCAAGGTGCATGTCAACGCCGTGGCCGACGAGCCTGAGCTGCGAGC
This window of the Microvirga sp. TS319 genome carries:
- a CDS encoding peptidase domain-containing ABC transporter, which encodes MIEHGEQHMGSPLHIPEDLLTPSDLAFCLPVMLWALGWSGGPDDLLAALPHAKPDVDITDLRNTLAVLGYPTRTVRLKRGGLDARGLPAMLLTPGKAAAVLYRDEAGQVLRYDAASGEAVPCGPEKLHGTLLLVEDAQVPSARQGWFAGMARRFRGELPTLLSIGGLMALLGLAVPAFTMSVFDTVIAGHSPDTLPMLVAGAVGAILMETAFRVVRQRTLLRIAERLDRLVTNAVFTQLMSLPAALVERAGTASQVSRLRDFAAIREFLTGSFAIAVLDMPFTLLVIVLMVALGGWIALVPVGTALGFALLFLISRAPMRLAIERAARAAQVREALAVEALEAVRTLKLGRAEERWTERYAAAAAAAAVASARVGTLAGSVLAASQALVALSGLAAMVTGVLSVLNGAMSAGALIAGMMLIWRVLGPMQAFFMMLSRWEQTQASIRQVDGLMALETERPNPLEARMAPPEHGAITFHRVTLRYLPQSEPVLAGASFSVQPGQVVAITGAEGTGKSTLLQLIAGLYRPQGGLIRIDGHDVRSFNPAVLRRSIGWVPQSPGLLYGTVAQNLRLARPSATDAELRAAAAEAGVLEAIEALPHGFDTRVGDNYSGRLPRSILLRIALAGALLRDAPILLLDEPVAGLDDACAKAFTDVIASRRGRCTILMATHRPSHIRLADRVLRIREGVVEEVEPQMPPVAPRPARAAIGASVAGAAFAHSTASNGTRGSR
- a CDS encoding peptidase domain-containing ABC transporter, whose amino-acid sequence is MDRFAGSAETSFASNASWLTRPFASLLGRHGVAFLVLVLEASLVLTLLALALPAALLQVYDRILPNKSVGTLVVLATVVTAAIVLEALVRHVRGRILARVAATSEAQAHRQAMERLLSAPLSALEAHGNGYYAERLSAIGALREAWSGPALQAMLDLPFALLYLIGIWYLAGPLVLVPLTLLGCVGLLAAVTGHRVRGAAYDFAQAEERRFNFLFDALNCIHAMKGLGAEPLLERRYERLQGSSAQMRRALSHTISTGQEAGMLLAQAATVGVAAFGCHMVLNGQLSVGGLGACTMLVGRTMQPLLGGVALWSRLQSLAESRRRVAEIGALPREHQVGLPALKVHAGHILLRDVRFRSRGYSSRLFENVSLEAHPGEVIGITGANGSGRSTLLRLIAGDLRPEGGGVFIDGQDLGKVDIGPARQSVALVQPNPALVRGTLLQNLTLYQPELESDALHFATELGLDQVASAMPGGWHTPVGVAATPLPRGAEQRIGIVRALVEKPRILLFDDTTTQLDADSDTKLARLLAQLRGKVTVVIVTHRPSTLAIADRVYTIRNGYLESES
- a CDS encoding HlyD family type I secretion periplasmic adaptor subunit, with product MTLTTSSADTRASTLLLPQASRVSRPDSHVLALEELRIHGLERAVVLGAGLLVAATLVWASLTRIPEVAVGLGEIAPAMALAPVQHLEGGIVHEVLVTEGEMVEAGEPILRMNDAAAQAELSQARLRLESLQMQSQRLMAAADGNGSALEFGSLRRTSVAAATFSGGASDAPMLTSGPFAAPQRAALDSRLRSLSDRIAVLTEQAAQRRSDLATLSGQIASIQEQMDLHARELGIREELAGNGLTTRLSVLEAQRLFMSAKAEHERLNGQHVSAQRGLAEAEARIHEAQSAAVDEARQEAARVALEIAETAEVVRKLEDRAERTLVRAPIDGIVRGLTVHRPGTVLPPGGLVAEIMPQDTPLVVDVRLMPRDVGFIKVGQTVQVKVQAFDYSRFGSVEGVVERVSAGTFLDEQRQPHYRARISLKQPYVGHDPHLARLAAGMTAQADITTGHKTVLQYLLKPIYSAMAGSFHER